The following proteins are co-located in the Salvelinus fontinalis isolate EN_2023a chromosome 41, ASM2944872v1, whole genome shotgun sequence genome:
- the LOC129840520 gene encoding heavy metal-binding protein HIP-like has translation MRGAVALLVLLFCRSGAWAQGESGGDREILVESHGTEDTELTSKHTTGQTITTPDIWGEVEELRDMVDNLGTMILEQREKMRNMEKKMERRWREKWQRGSEARLETMGARLSVIEREVEDLKEQNTAMGTRLSASEREVEELKRMNAALEARVTDSENGNTALEARLNASEGMVEELRRVNAAKLHDRPKVAFSAGLTNNGYVGPFNSITILVYRRVITNIGKAYNPNTGVFTAPVRGLYYIRFTAVGLKGPQSIGAYIYHNDKSVMFNHQNNDNGHNRFLSNALTLELEAGDVVYMRLPVNQELYDEKSSNYSTFSGFLLFPM, from the exons ATGAGGGGTGCTGTAGCTCTGCTGGTGTTGCTGTTCTGTCGGTCTGGGGCATgggctcagggagagagtggaggggatagagagatttTGGTGGAGAGCCACGGGACTGAAGATACAGAGTTGACTAGCAAACACACGACCGGCCAGACCATCACAACGCCTGATATCTGGGGTGAGGTAGAAGAGCTTAGAGACATGGTGGATAACCTGGGAACCATGATtttggagcagagagagaagatgaggaaCATGGAGAAGAAGATGGAAAGAAGGTGGAGAGAAAAATGGCAGAGAGGATCTGAGGCCAGACTGGAGA CTATGGGGGCCAGACTGAGTGTCAtcgagagggaggtagaggactTGAAAGAACAGAATACAG CCATGGGTACCAGACTGAGTGCCAGTGAaagggaggtggaggagctgaagagAATGAATGCAG CCctggaggccagagtgacagacagtgagaaTGGAAACACAG CCTTAGAGGCCAGACTGAATGCCAGCGAGGGGATggtggaggagctgaggagagtgAATGCAGCTAAACTCCAtg ACAGACCAAAGGTGGCCTTCTCTGCTGGTTTGACTAATAATGGATATGTAGGACCCTTTAATAGTATCACCATACTAGTATACAGAAGGGTCATCACCAACATCGGCAAGGCCTACAACCCAAATACAG GTGTCTTCACAGCACCAGTGAGAGGACTCTACTACATCAGATTCACTGCCGTGGGTCTCAAGGGTCCACAGTCCATAGGTGCCTATATTTACCACAACGACAAGAGTGTCATGTTCAATCACCAGAACAATGACAACGGACATAATAGGTTCTTGTCTAATGCGTTGACTCTAGAGCTGGAGGCCGGGGATGTGGTTTACATGCGTCTCCCAGTAAATCAGGAGCTCTATGATGAAAAGTCGAGTAACTACAGCACCTTCAGTGGCTTCCTGCTCTTCCCTATGTGA